The Salmo salar chromosome ssa19, Ssal_v3.1, whole genome shotgun sequence DNA window AATACAATATCATAATGCATTTCTGGAGTGCCAAAAACCTTCTGAACACTAATTAGTGCATGGTTTTGTTGTTTCTTagtcattaacatattttgagccTTGCTTTGTACGTGACAATATTTGTTGCACCCATTAGTGAGAGTCCTGTACCAATTCAAGTGATAAGTGTTGGTAGTTCCCTAGCTATTAAATGTATATAGTGAACAGAGTGGTAGTGGGTCTTAAATCTTTTAACGGTTGAATATTTACCCATGTCCAGTTGAGCTGTTTTGCTCATCAATCACGGCCAGTTTGGAAGTCTTTGTTTATGCTTCTAAGAGTGCAAGTATTCCTTAATATCCTGTAATATGTGAATGCCTAGAGCCAACCTGTTTGCTCTAATCCCTTGTAATTACAGTATAATACTGTGGAAATAATTTTCTTACAAGTGAATAGCCACTTTGCCTGTATTGTACTGTGTTTCATTGCTCTGGCATCAAGTTACCTTGAATATCTCAGTAATGTATTGGCACTATCCAGAGATAGTCAGAGATATATCATAAGATATCTTGTTTTAATTACAATTATTTTGGAGACCAATACATTAactacaacaacattttcagtaatGTTACAGTAAAGTTTTACTTGCCATCACTGTGATATGTGTTTTTTATCAACCTTGGTTGAATGCACTGACAGCAcccgctaaatgaccaaaatgtaaatgtaaaaaataaaatcttgCAACGAACACACATATGTTTCTGCATGGATAATTCCAGTAATATAGTGTAAATTAGATTACAGTAACAATTTAGGTGACATAAAATAGATTACTGTAAAATGGATTACAGTAGCTGAACTGTAAAATAAATGACAGTAACTTACTGGCCAGTTTCTGCCAGTAAGATGCTGTACTTTTTACAGGAAATGTTTTACAGTGTATATCTGGTGAAAACATTCATGTTCACAACAATTCTAGCAAACAAGGTCCATAACACTTGCATTAacagaaacatttattttaaactatAGGTTGTCACTGCCAAGTTATCCTTTCCGATGTAATTCGTACTCTTTGTGTccgaatgtctgtctgtctctgtctgtctctgagtctgtgtgtgggcgtGAAATATAGGCAATAAGCTGTTCAAAAACGGCCGTATTTCATGTTCTCATCGCCTCTCGTTGACAGCTCTATCCCAGACGTGTTACCATGGTGCGCAATGTTTatctagcgtgtgtgtgtgcgcgcgtgcgtgcgtgcatgtgtgttgaGAAAGGGGGAGATTTGTGAcatcacagagagggagaggggtggtggaAAGCGAGTGGTTGGTGCAgacggagaagagagaggagaggagcagtttCCATCCCGCTCTGGGTGCAACCTGATCCATCAATCCATGGGAGCAGAGACATTACCCTTTCCTCTATAGTGGAGATCAGTCTGAGTCCATCTCCTGTCTTGTACCAGGCGCTGGCTGTGCGTAAAACACCGAGGAGAGCCTGGAGTCAAGAAGTGCGCCAGGACGGATCCGGAGAACCCGGGTCTATACAGACAGCAGAGGAAGTTTCTGCTCTGCCTGATGGTTATCTCCAGAGTGATTTAGTCATTTGGTTTGCTTGACTTTTGATCTCCGTGgttggagaggagatgggacacCGCCAGACCTGAGGGCATTTCTGGATTGTGAGTGTACGGTTTGGCTACAGTGGAGAGAAAGATGAAGTTCGGTAAGAAGAGCGTCTGTGTACTGAACGTGGGGGGTACCCGGTACGCCTTCCCTGGCGAGGTGATCCGTGATTTCCCACTTCAGCGCGTGAGCCGCCTGCACGCCTGTGTCACGGAGAAGGAAGTCCTCGAGGTCTGCGACGACTACGACCAGGATAGCAATGAATTCTTCTTCGACCGGCACGCGCAAGCCTTTGTCTTCATTATGCTCTACTTGCGCTCCGGAAAGCTCCGATTCGTCCCGGGAGTGTGCGCGCTCTCCTTTTACAGCGAAATGCTGTACTGGGGGCTTGGGAGCGCGCATCTGGAGTTCTGTTGCCAGCGGAGACTAGACGACACCGGTTATTCCGAAGAGGACCTGATTATGCGCGCGGAGGACAACGAGTCCCGGAgcgaggtggaggtggagaaaggtgtgtgtgtgtgtgtgtgtgtgtgtgtgtgttgtcaggggCGTCATGCACTCATTATTTTAGAGGGGGCACAAAAACATGAGGATTGGGGGGGGTTGCATTTCTCAAACACCTGCAatctagtgtgtgtttgtgcactggTATATTATGCCTAATTCTatataataaaacaaatgtatacctttctgcataggttatctaagcatacctctttacCTGTTCAATTGTTATTTTACTTAATGATGCACATTGATTCATTAAGAACTTTTATGCCTTAGGAGTTCAGTACAACTACCACACTGGTATATAGTGTCATAACCCAATAATTAAATACGTTTTAGTCAATTGTGTATCTATTTATTGTCTTTTGAGTTTTGAAAAGAACAATCTAAATGGCTGTCGATCTTTGCATGCATGCATCTAACGATGAATTTCACAGTGGAAAATGTCTATGAATTTATAGCCTGTGATTTTAATTCGCTGTCTATGAATTTCCAACTTCATAAaatttgcattttatttattCATCAGGAAGGAGTTAATAGgctacatatactgaacaaaaatataaacacaatgaggaagaatttcaacaattttactgagttacagttcatataaggaaatcagtcaattgaaataaataaattgggccctaatctaaggatttcacatgactggacaggggctcagccatgggtgggcctgggaaggcataggcccacccacttgggagccaggccaagCAAAATctgaattagtttttccccacaaaagggctggtctcagacgatcctgcaggtgaagaagccggatgtggaggtccagggctggcgtggttacacgtggtctgcggttgtgaggctggttggacgtactgccaaattctcaaaaacatTTTGGAgaaggcttatggtagagaaatgaacattaaattatctggcaacagctctggtggacattcctgtagtcagtatgccaattgccagtggtggaaaaagtacacaattgtcatacttgagtaaaagtaaagataccttaatagaaaatgactcaagtaaaagtggaagtcacccagtaaaatcttaCTTGAGTCAAATTCTAAAAGCATTTGGTCTTAAATAgacataagtatcaaaagtaaatataactgctaaaatatacttaagtatcaaaagtgaaagtacgaattatttaaaattcaatatattatttattttatttatttaacctttgtattacgcaaaccagatggcacaattttcctgtttttgtatttatttagggATAGCAagaggcacgctccaacactcagacataatttacaaacaaagcttatccctactgcctctgatctagtgagtccgctagatcagaggcagtagggatgaccagggatgttctcttgataagtgtgaatTAGGCcaatttcttgtccttcttgTCCTGGGTGTCattgaaaatgtatggagtaaaaagtatatcattttctttaggaacgtAGTGAGGTAAaattaaaagttgtcaaaaatataaatagtaaagtacagataccacaaaaaacgacttaagtagtactttcaagtatttttacataagtactttacaccactgcctttgcacactccctcaaaacatgagacatctgtggcattgtgttgtgtgacagaactgcacattttagagtggcctattattgtccccagcatatgGTGCGCCTGTGTAAGtagcatgctgtttaatcagcttcttgatatgccacacctgtcaggtgggtggatggtcttggcaaaggagaaatgctcactaacagggatgtaaactaatttgtgcactacatttgagagaaataagctttgtgtgggtatggaacattttggggatcttttacttcagctcatgaaacatgagaccaatactttacatgttgcgtttatatttttgttcagtattgctTGATCAAATTCATTTACCAACATACCTCAATCACCAGAAGCTAAAATCAACTCAAATGATGTGTGTGTCgctctacactctctctcctccactggcAATACTGCACACACTAGAGTAGCATCCTGCCTAGGCTATCTCTTTGCTCCTTGTACCTTGGAAAGAACCACTGACTAGGGAGAATGGAGGGGGGAGGGTACTCTTTGCCTGGTCCAGTCAGTGTGCCCCCTCCGCCAAACACCACtgacagaataaaaaataaataataatgatgataaaagATGGGCTTAAAAATGTTTAGTAATCAATTAAACAtctgaaaaataaacaaataggACAAATCTGAGTTGCCAAGTGCCTTTGTGCCCCCTATGGGCGTTGGGGGCCCCATCTCAAATGCTAGATAGTTAGACgccactgtctgtgtctgtgtgtaggcctTTGAGTGTGATATGTTTGACACATGTAATAcagacctttgtgtgtgtgtgtctgtgtgtgtaggatCAGGGTGGCTAGAGTGGATGCGTCGGACCTTTGAGGAACCGGGGTCATCGGTGGCAGCTCAACTCCTCGCTTTGCTGTCCGTCATCTTCgtcatcatctccatggtgatgctGTGTATGAGCACGCTGCCAGATTGGAACACCGCAAAACACAACACAGTGGAAgagcacaggtacacacacacacactcacaaaagcgcatgcacgcacgcaagcAGGGGTCATTGAATATCAGTCGAATtggggtgttagtgtgtgtgagtgtgtgtatgggagtgtgtgtgatgATTGTGGGCTTCTCGGTAAGATTGATCGGTGACAACAAGCAGCCGGATACTGCACAGCAGACAGCCATTGGCTTTAATTTAAAACATTGATTATCCGTACACACAGACCTCTAATAACCTGGCTGCGAATCAATAAGCAATCAGACGTAGCTACAACAATAGGAGATGTTTTGGCTGGTTAACTCTAACAGTCCTCTTGTCTTTgtgtctctcctttcctttccctctctgtgtttctcttttTATACCTCCTTACAGGATTGTGGAGGCGGTGTGTATCGGTTGGTTCACAGCGGAGTGTGTGGTGCGTTTCCTCGTGGCTAAGGTGTGTTACTTTTTGGTTCCACACACTAAAATATGATTGTTCCTCAAGGGTTATTTGGTAATGGggatggttctatgtggaaccataatGGCTCAAAGAACACTTGGAACTCTTTAATGGTTCTTTACAGTtcacaaaagggttctttgctcTTTTAGTGATAATTAAAATGTAGGGCGGCTCATTTGAATATTTTGGGGTGTGATTTACGTACAGCTCCTTTTTGTGCAACAATGAGtgagagtgtcattccagtttatCTAGTGTGTTATGTTATGTCATTACATATTATATATGACTGTGGCTAGTGATTGTGTCTTGTGAAAGACTCATGTATGGCTTGTGTAATTTGAGAACAGTTAACTAATTCAGTCAGTGGTTCCCAATTCTCTCCTCAGGGAGCTCCAGATGTTCTAGAGGAAGTTCACtagattcaacttgtcaattaacACAATAATAACACCCATGGAATTTAAACAATATAATATGGCTGACCATAATTAAAAACCCTGTATTGTTCTACAAAAGGATCTACAAAGAACCATTCAGATTGAGAAAGGTTTTTTATAGAAACATTCTCCATAAAAGTTCTCGAAAGACCATAAAAAATGATTCTATATAATCCCAAAAAGGCTGGTACTTATCCTTCTTTTTTCATTACATTCATTTTATAACCCCAAAATCTAAATCTAATCCAGGACAAGCTGGTCTTCCTGTGTCGGCCGCTGAACCTGATCGACGTGGCGGCCATCACACCTTACTACGTCTCAATGGTGATGCCAGGCGGAGCAGGGGGATTGTCAGGCGTCGCCGGGGTAACCCTGAGGGTTCTGAGGATGATGCGTGTGTTCTGGCTGGTGAAGCTGGCCAGACACTTCCTGGGACTGCAGACTCTGGGGATGACGCTACGCCGCTGTCGTCACGAGATGGCCACCCTCGCCATTTTTCTTACCGTTGCCACGGCAATATACAGCGCATTGGCTCAGCTGCTGGAGCATGGCCTTGACCCTGACCACCGTAACCTTGACGACCGCAGTAACAGAGGAGGAGACTATGCCAGCATCCCAGCTGccgcatggtgggctgtcatcTCCATGACGACCGTTGGTTACGGTGACGTTTACCCAGTAACGGTTGGTGGGCGCATGCTGGGCGGGCTGTGTGTGGTCAGTGGCATCGTTCTTCTAGCGTTGCCAATCACCTTCATCTACCACAGCTTTGTTCagtgttacaacgaactgaagtTACGCTCcgctaggtacacacacacacacacacactgaatatacacacacacagacagacagacagacagacagacagacagacagacagacagacagacagacacactgaatatacacacacacacacacacacacacacacacacacacacacacacacacacacacacacacacctgaatatatatacacacacacacacacacacacacacacacacacacacacacacaccctctcatctTCTACAGCTTTGCCCAGCTGCCTAGTTGAAGTGACCCCTTCGGCCCCTCCCCCTGAACATGGAACTTTAATGAACTAATAGACTTTTGGACGTCCCTCGTATCTCCACCAATCCTGTGCCGCCATCTGGAAGCAGGGCAGATGACAGAAGACACACAAAGACCATAAGTCAATGTTTGCATCATATCTCCATGGAAACTACTTTCGCAGAGACAGCTTTTCCCATTTGTGTAGGTTTCAGTCtgaaataaaaaaagagagagacaaagagaggatgAGATAGCCTGACAGAGATGAAAGAAACAGACAAAGACAGTCGGCATGAGCTCAGCATAAAAGATCAACAGAgactgtgtgcgtgtttgtgtgtgtgaatgcatgtgtGAATTTCTATTGATTTTCTCTTAGCAAACTACAAAGTGACAAATTATGTGTTTCTGGTCTCTATGGGGAACAGGTTTCTCGCCTAGTTCAGTTACTGTATGACTGTCAATCATAGCTGTGACGCTgctgctcatacacacacacacacacacacacacacacacacacacacacacacacacacacacacacacacacacacacacacacacacacacacacacacacacacagcagactgtACAGACCATAAACTGTAGCTACAGAATTGTTGACGGGATATGTGATGCTCCATACCCGTTACAGATTGGAATTTCACAAGGAATTTTTCAACTAACCTGTTCTAGGAGATACGATAAGGAAGATACTTGTTTCGTTCTCGattcagtaaaaaaaatgtatcttataaatgtctgtgtctagtttcaCGTGGTTCTCCAAAAAACAGAGAATATTCAGAAATCCACTTTTTGTATCGAGTGAGAAATGCCTCTTGCATGTGTGTAGATCTTTGTTTTGGTC harbors:
- the LOC106578937 gene encoding potassium voltage-gated channel subfamily G member 3 produces the protein MKFGKKSVCVLNVGGTRYAFPGEVIRDFPLQRVSRLHACVTEKEVLEVCDDYDQDSNEFFFDRHAQAFVFIMLYLRSGKLRFVPGVCALSFYSEMLYWGLGSAHLEFCCQRRLDDTGYSEEDLIMRAEDNESRSEVEVEKGSGWLEWMRRTFEEPGSSVAAQLLALLSVIFVIISMVMLCMSTLPDWNTAKHNTVEEHRIVEAVCIGWFTAECVVRFLVAKDKLVFLCRPLNLIDVAAITPYYVSMVMPGGAGGLSGVAGVTLRVLRMMRVFWLVKLARHFLGLQTLGMTLRRCRHEMATLAIFLTVATAIYSALAQLLEHGLDPDHRNLDDRSNRGGDYASIPAAAWWAVISMTTVGYGDVYPVTVGGRMLGGLCVVSGIVLLALPITFIYHSFVQCYNELKLRSARYTHTHTH